The Coccinella septempunctata chromosome X, icCocSept1.1, whole genome shotgun sequence nucleotide sequence ttccagggccgcgaagaaatatcccctctctactcggaaaaactctcccccctatgggaaactcaccaatccattggataaagcaaaaatgatacggttattcaattggcccagaaaaaaacagaggcaacggatgagaaggaaagtagaaaaagttatgagaactttttcagagcaaacaaaaaatggtagaacggaaagaattattaaaataaatgaattctgaaaacataagagatacggtctttcctaccaacatggactgaccggtggaaaactatgaactaacaattatcggtaaggctcctttcaatctaacacacaactattgttatcggtacaacccctatgacagtattacggttttcttcaaaaatatttcggttatcaggcattattatgcaagtatcggttgaaaaatttatttttgtggcggagcaaaatctggttcgtCACACCCCCCTCTGGCGTgtgcaagaaaaataaaactccgttttatttttcttctaaccCTCCTGGGTTTTCGGTGTAATTTGCGGTGgcagcctgtgaacaaaccaaagttgcgggGTTATTGAACTCGGAACTATTTTCTGGTATTGTGACCTAGTTAGCGGTACTTTGATGGTGGaaacggttagcgcatccaccatttcggttggtgaaataaaagatatttttcggaacggtatttaTTCAAcggaaatattcaattcaacgGTATTAACGGTTGCAACGGtgctttttgttttttttttttttcggtaataatTTAACGGTATTAATCTACTTTCACCTTCTTTTTCGGTGGGGTCGGCAAcggtgtgggcggcgacggtttggACGGTACCGGTATGTGCGTCGGTGCAGGCGTCGGTTCAGGCGTCGGTACAGGCGTCGGTACAGGCGTCGGTACAGGCGTCGGTGCCGGCGTCGGTGCAGGCGTCGGTGTGGCGGGCCTCAACCGGAGATCCGGGAGTACGGCCTCTGCCCTGCTTCCTGAGGATCCGCTCCGGCTTGGGGTTCCTCGCTGGCTGACGGTGGTTAAGGGAGGTCTGCGGTCACGGTCGGTGGTTCGGGCACAGCAATCCCGTGATAGGACACCCACGCAGCCACACCTAGAACAAAATTTCACCCGCTCCCCTCTGCAGTGTTCTCGTCGGTGGCCTTCGTTGCCACACCGCCAACAGCTTCGGGGGCCCAACCCCAGGTAGACGTGATATCCATCGGTACCCACGGTCCTGGTGGCTGGCGGTTCTGTGCTGGTCCCGGCGTCTCTTTTCCTTTCCGGCGGCACCTCCCAGTCTGCCGACAGGCTGAGCGTCGACCCATTACTTGCTGGAGAAGGCGGTCCGGACGGTGGGGTCGGTTCCCTAAATGTTAACGGTCGGCCCATCGAGTAACGtttcatcctgaaaatttcatacgtTAATCAAACAGAAAATAACGGTTCATCGGTACCCTGTTAGGtcaatcggtttttttttttgttagtaacggttttttacatttcagacgGTACCTCTCCAAGGGAGGACTTCAGATCCTTGATGTGAATGTGTCGGAGAATcttaccactgccatccttgatgtcatatACCACAGGAGATACTACCTTtataacggtatacggtccggagtatttcggagccaatTTGGCTGCAATTCCCTCCACTGCGGAAGACAAGGGATGTTCCCTTCGGTATACTTGGTCTCCTACTCGACATCGCCAGTCCCTCCGACGTAGATTGTAGTAGTGGCTCTGCTGGGAGAAAGCTCGTGCCAATCTAGATCTGACAAACTCATAAGTTTCGGTGAAACGGTTTAATTTGTTTGCATGCAaagcaacttgcggttcggtatcTGATTCGGTGTCTGGTTCGGTGTGTTCCTTTTCATCCCGGTTGGCCATCTCGGTTAGATActtggcgttcggtgaacgcatctCCCTGCCAAAATTCAGGAATGCTGGGGTGTATCCGGTCGACTCCTGCCTTGCAGAGTTTATTGCGAATGTCAATTCCTTCAGATGCTCATCCCAGGTACGCTGATCCTTTTCACAGAACTGGGCTATCATTGTTTTGAGGGTACGGTTGACTCTTTCTACGGGGTTACAT carries:
- the LOC123321985 gene encoding branchpoint-bridging protein-like; the protein is MKRYSMGRPLTFREPTPPSGPPSPASNGSTLSLSADWEVPPERKRDAGTSTEPPATRTVGTDGYHVYLGLGPRSCWRCGNEGHRREHCRGERVKFCSRCGCVGVLSRDCCARTTDRDRRPPLTTVSQRGTPSRSGSSGSRAEAVLPDLRLRPATPTPAPTPAPTPVPTPVPTPVPTPEPTPAPTHIPVPSKPSPPTPLPTPPKKKVKVD